From the Phoenix dactylifera cultivar Barhee BC4 chromosome 10, palm_55x_up_171113_PBpolish2nd_filt_p, whole genome shotgun sequence genome, one window contains:
- the LOC103723184 gene encoding cell division cycle 20.2, cofactor of APC complex-like, producing MDAGSFSSCISSEKARPASRHPLRAVGSRPCMPSLLSSSKDFSSRQSGGDRFIPDRSAMDFDLAYYLLTERRTEKENAAAASPSKGTYRRLLYENLLNNRTRILAFKSKPQAPAEGILQEAHSNASSHLARLAKPRRYIPQSPERTLDAPDLVDDYYLNLLDWGSSNVLSIALGNAVYLWDASDGSTSELVTVDEDVGPVTSVSWAPDGRHIAVGLNSSDIQLWDSSSSNLLRTLRGVHGSRVGSLAWNNNILTTGGMDGKIVNNDVRVRSHIVQTYRGHQQEVCGLKWSGSGQQLASGGNDNLLHIWDLSMASSNPSPGQNQWLHRLEDHMAAVKALAWCPFQSNLLASGGGGGDGCIKFWNTRTGVRLNSVDTGSQVCSLLWNKNERELLSSHGSTHNQLILWKYPSMVKIAELTGHTSQVLFMAQSPDGCIVASLAGDEMLRFWNVFGTLEAPKPAAKTASTGPFSSFNHIR from the exons ATGGATGCCGGAAGTTTCTCTTCTTGCATCTCTTCCGAGAAGGCCCGGCCTGCATCTCGCCACCCTCTTCGAGCAGTCGGTTCAAGGCCTTGCATGCCTTCTCTCCTTTCTTCATCGAAGGATTTTTCTTCCCGGCAGAGC GGAGGAGATAGATTCATTCCGGACCGGTCTGCCATGGATTTTGACCTGGCCTACTACCTGCTAACAGAGAGAAGGACAGAGAAGGAGAACGCTGCAGCTGCATCCCCATCCAAAGGGACATACAGAAGGCTTCTTTACGAGAATCTTCTGAATAATAGAACTCGAATTCTTGCTTTCAAGAGTAAGCCCCAGGCACCTGCGGAAggtatcctccaagaagcccaCTCCAATGCCTCTTCCCATCTGGCCAGGTTGGCAAAGCCACGGAGATACATTCCCCAG TCTCCTGAGAGGACTCTTGATGCACCAGACCTTGTTGATGACTACTATCTGAATCTGCTGGATTGGGGAAGCAGCAATGTTCTGTCGATCGCCCTTGGGAATGCGGTGTATCTCTGGGATGCTTCAGATGGTTCTACATCCGAGCTTGTCACCGTGGACGAAGATGTGGGTCCAGTCACTAGTGTCAGTTGGGCTCCTGATGGGCGGCATATTGCTGTTGGTTTGAACTCCTCTGACATCCAATTGTGGGACTCGAGCTCCAGCAACCTG TTGAGAACTTTGAGAGGAGTCCATGGATCTCGAGTTGGATCTCTTGCTTGGAACAACAACATACTCACAACAGGGGGGATGGATGGAAAGATCGTTAATAATGATGTGAGAGTAAGGTCGCACATTGTGCAAACCTACCGAGGACATCAGCAAGAGGTCTGCGGGTTGAAGTGGTCAGGCTCAGGACAGCAGCTGGCAAGCGGAGGCAACGACAACCTGCTTCACATATGGGACCTATCCATGGCCTCTTCAAATCCATCTCCAGGCCAAAATCAGTGGCTCCACAGGTTGGAGGACCACATGGCTGCGGTTAAGGCCCTTGCTTGGTGTCCCTTCCAGAGCAACTTGCTCGCATCCGGTGGTGGCGGCGGTGATGGGTGCATCAAGTTTTGGAACACCCGTACCGGGGTCCGGTTGAATTCAGTGGACACTGGCTCTCAAGTGTGCTCCCTGTTGTGGAATAAGAACGAGCGCGAACTGTTGAGCTCTCATGGCTCTACTCACAACCAACTGATTCTTTGGAAGTACCCTTCGATGGTGAAGATTGCGGAGCTCACAGGCCATACTTCTCAGGTTCTCTTCATGGCTCAG AGTCCAGATGGGTGCATAGTGGCATCTTTGGCGGGGGATGAAATGCTGAGATTTTGGAATGTATTTGGTACTCTTGAAGCACCAAAGCCTGCTGCCAAGACAGCTAGTACAGGACCCTTCTCCAGTTTTAATCACATTAGGTGA
- the LOC103723183 gene encoding zinc finger A20 and AN1 domain-containing stress-associated protein 5-like: MAEEQRWQEGHCLCANNCGFFGSPATLNLCSKCYRDFRLKEDQAASAMIAVEKSLSATVAVPPSPAVALVAAEPVVGTLAEQAAPPLQQQQERRSNRCGACRKRVGLTGFRCRCGATYCGAHRYPELHGCSFDYMAVGREAIARANPVVKADKLHRI, from the coding sequence ATGGCGGAGGAGCAGAGATGGCAGGAGGGGCACTGCCTATGCGCCAACAACTGTGGCTTCTTCGGCAGCCCCGCCACCCTCAACCTCTGCTCCAAATGCTACCGCGATTTCCGCCTCAAGGAGGACCAGGCCGCCTCTGCCATGATCGCCGTCGAGAAGTCCCTCTCCGCCACCGTGGCGGTCCCTCCTTCTCCTGCGGTAGCCTTAGTGGCCGCGGAGCCCGTCGTCGGAACGCTAGCAGAGCAGGCGGCGCCACCGCTTCAGCAGCAGCAGGAACGACGGTCGAACAGGTGCGGGGCGTGCCGGAAGAGGGTGGGGCTTACGGGGTTCCGGTGCCGGTGCGGGGCGACCTACTGCGGCGCCCACAGGTATCCGGAGCTGCATGGGTGCAGCTTCGACTACATGGCCGTGGGTCGTGAGGCCATCGCCCGAGCCAACCCCGTCGTCAAGGCCGACAAGCTTCACCGGATCTGA